The following are encoded together in the Oncorhynchus masou masou isolate Uvic2021 chromosome 5, UVic_Omas_1.1, whole genome shotgun sequence genome:
- the LOC135537594 gene encoding trinucleotide repeat-containing gene 6C protein-like isoform X2, with product MEENKKQEKTSEAAQKQAADTKTKVPEPAKPSPGPLHHPTSSVTLPQASHPPSSSSSVRTNGKRAPPSTQQTPQQLTPPPLLSSSSGPRYPPREVPPRFRQQEHKQLLKRGQPLPAGALSSLTVTPASNPLTPGAPSSSSSSAGKRHTDLPFQSGPGAQHENPHWGALPPATDRSSTTTSSSWDQVIDGSDTEAWPSISRSSVSRPANPPECATAADCTNPETSSNMSMAAGATSQQAHYPSSLKANVASMMQPSGGQGVGAIGSRGWGSGPGPIPMGPTEGAKPDGLGPNLGRSGGAPSWNSQPSFSLNLNPNANPSAWPVLGQEGAGGGPNPASLPPNGILGNGSLGGDENNSSSTWGGMMSPDAPSSNKNVSFSSMEHPNLNTDGQNSHHTKQPLSPIHGLPGWGGQSPTESSQLNGDAGSSVWGNEDTKTSANSSSKNSGWDSAPSGGMSGWGHSGSGGGGSGSGEGGWGGDWGKPSSGGGEAKGGWDSSDGPAQDQQVSSWGQPTPAPASEGSGSGGSEGHIHRRDQTGSEDGGPPPLPRQDLDPRVLCNTGWGQTPVRQHTSWEMEEQRAANDRKTSEMRGGGGGDTWRGSNSPSSGSPPDPRNGGANPSLGPSQRPGSGGPGGKSEGPSGWGGPPPSSWGEQPVNKAPNGSVSGWGDPMAQGPNTTNNGPKSGGQSWGVPEEKSSPTWDDGPAKTQQNQTQSWGEGPKSSSHGWVSGHGSGSNGSNGSNGSNGGEWREPAEVKKNGSSSHMWEGEGGNGRGGGWKDSPRGGGGNGGGWGAKPAPAVGGWGETQNQHPSGPAPGWGSKPQESPSGPAPGWGSKPQESPSGPAPGWGSKPQESPSGPAPGWGSKPQESPSGPAPGWGSKPQESPSGPAPGWGSKPQESPSGPAPGWGSKPQESPNCNSGGGGPGGGSMGSWGGPASVRQSSNPGWGPGSSGAKPDPAMEPTGWEEPSPPSIRRKMEIDDGTSTWGDPSAYNKTVNMWDRNNPTGGNGNQGNNPTQPPTSKSSGGLTVNNSHNNHSNVPPSNNNHHHMNHHHLHHGQPPPHSQHHGNNNGSANTAAPHQGGGPQGRPPMANPGWGELPSVQQPKPEPAWGEPAGPSPAVDNGTSAWGKPPGVPGGWGDGGHEPNGPYRRGNNGPSGPAPCKPALKSMQDGWGGGREEEMGMSSGQWDADAGDVWNSPASQENNSSCNSWGQPPKKGPPKGKMGNQPDEAWIMNRLIKQLTDMGFPRDPAEEALKSNNMNLDQAMSALLEKKTELDKRGMGMSDYNNGMNKPLGCRPQALSKDPSSDRSQFLDKDGGLSDDAPPSPFLPSPVSLKLPLVNNLQPGLALGSPGLNMQNLNNRQMQSGMLGSSGAALSRAMQQPPPQPSVPPLGSSQPSLRAQVPQFLTPQVQAQLLQFAAKNIGLNPALLTSPINPQQMTLLYQLQQLQMAYQRLQIQQQMMQAQRNVSGPIRQQEQQVARTINNMQQQIQQHQRQLYQALLMKQQPPGSHSSSGLHPGQGKSALDSFPGHPQAPGLSDLHTKEPHSSPSSYSPYPLSGLNPNMNVNCMEVGGLSMKEPPQPQSRLSQWTHPNSMDSLSGNSSHMEANLNKHGAISAASNLGPPGKPSHMDDSYSPYSMMGGSESPTSPLVPPDSWGQGPGKSPKDQITNGTNINWPPEFCPGVPWKGLQNIDPENDPNMTPGSVPSGPTINTNIQDVNRYLLRDRSGGKLSDMKSTWSPGPISHPSQASLSHELWKVPQGPRNNTAPSRPPPGLTNPAKPSSTWGGNSLGLAQGWSSSYTSEGTTWSTDSSNRTSSWLVLRNLTPQIDGSTLRTLCMQHGPLITFHLFLTQGNAVVRYSSKEEAAKAQKSLHMCVLGNTTILAEFAGEEEVNRYFAQGQQQQLPPTTSWQPNPGTNQTRMGGGSQQHAIGHHWSGGLGGGAKTGGDLLWGGVPQYSSLWGPPSGDDSRGVIGSPNPINTLLPGDLLSGESM from the exons TGCCAGAGCCAGCGAAGCCCAGCCCCGGtcccctccaccaccccacctccaGTGTGACCCTGCCCCAGGCCTcacatcccccctcctcctcctcttcagtcaGAACCAATGGGAAGCGTGCCCCCCCTAGCACCCAGCAAACACCACAGCAGCTGACCCCACCTCCGCTGCTGTCGTCGTCCTCAGGCCCCCGCTACCCGCCCCGTGAGGTTCCCCCGCGTTTCCGCCAGCAGGAGCACAAGCAGCTACTTAAGAGGGGCCAGCCACTGCCAGCCGGAGCCCTGAGTAGCCTCACCGTGACCCCTGCCTCTAACCCGCTCACCCCCGGTgccccctcttcttcttcctcctccgcAGGCAAGCGCCACACAG ACCTGCCCTTCCAGAGTGGTCCTGGTGCCCAGCATGAGAATCCCCACTGGGGAGCCTTACCACCAGCCACCGACCgcagcagcaccaccaccagTAGTAGCTGGGATCAAGTGATCGACGGGAGCGACACCGAGGCCTGGCCCTCCATCAGCCGCAGCAGCGTCAGCCGACCAGCGAATCCTCCAGAATGTGCCACAGCCGCTGACTGTACGAACCCAGAGACCAGCAGCAACATGAGCATGGCCGCGGGGGCTACTAGCCAGCAGGcccactacccctcctctctcaaaGCTAACGTAGCTAGCATGATGCAGCCTAGCGGTGGACAAGGAGTTGGAGCCATCGGCAGCAGGGGCTGGGGCTCCGGACCAGGCCCCATCCCCATGGGCCCCACTGAGGGAGCCAAACCCGACGGCCTTGGGCCCAACCTGGGCCGGAGTGGAGGAGCACCCAGCTGGAACTCCCAGCCCAGCTTTAGCCTGAACCTGAACCCCAACGCCAACCCCTCGGCCTGGCCCGTGCTGGGGCAAGAGGGGGCTGGAGGTGGCCCGAACCCCGCCTCACTACCACCCAATGGTATCCTGGGCAATGGGAGCCTGGGAGGGGACgagaacaacagcagcagcacctGGGGAGGCATGATGAGCCCTGATGCCCCGTCCTCCAATAAGAATGTGTCTTTCAGCAGCATGGAACACCCCAACCTTAACACTGACGGACAAAACAGCCACCACACTAAGCAGCCCCTCAGCCCCATCCACGGGCTGCCCGGCTGGGGAGGCCAGTCCCCTACTGAGTCCTCCCAGCTCAACGGAGACGCAGGGAGCTCAGTCTGGGGCAACGAAGACACCAAGACATCCGCTAACTCCTCCTCCAAGAACTCAGGCTGGGACTCGGCACCCTCCGGAGGCATGTCCGGCTGGGGCCACTCTGGCAGCGGAGGAGGCGGGAGTGGCAGTGGAGAAGGAGGCTGGGGAGGAGACTGGGGGAAACCCTCCAGTGGTGGAGGCGAGGCCAAAGGAGGCTGGGATTCCTCAGATggcccagcccaggaccagcaggTGAGCTCCTGGGGCCAGCCAACCCCGGCCCCGGCTAGTGAGGGTAGCGGGAGCGGTGGCAGCGAGGGGCACATCCATCGCAGGGATCAGACTGGCAGCGAGGACGGAGGTCCCCCTCCCCTGCCTCGGCAGGACCTGGACCCCCGTGTGCTCTGCAACACAGGCTGGGGCCAGACGCCCGTCCGCCAGCACACCTCCTGGGAGATGGAGGAGCAGCGTGCCGCCAACGATAGGAAGACCAGCGAGAtgaggggaggcggtggaggggaCACATGGAGGGGCTCCAACAGCCCCTCTTCTGGATCCCCACCAGACCCCCGGAACGGGGGAGCCAACCCCAGCCTGGGACCATCTCAGAGGCCAGGCTCAGGGGGCCCCGGAGGCAAGAGTGAGGGCCCTTCAGGCTGGGGAGGCCCTCCACCCTCAAGCTGGGGGGAGCAGCCTGTCAACAAGGCCCCCAACGGTTCCGTCAGTGGCTGGGGGGACCCCATGGCCCAAGGCCCCAATACCACAAACAATGGCCCAAAGAGTGGAGGTCAATCCTGGGGTGTCCCTGAGGAGAAGTCCTCCCCTACCTGGGACGACGGGCCAGCCAAGACCCAGCAGAACCAAACCCAGAGCTGGGGAGAGGGGCCCAAGTCCTCCTCCCACGGCTGGGTCTCCGGCCACGGAAGTGGCAGCAATGGCTCCAATGGATCCAACGGCTCCAACGGCGGAGAGTGGAGAGAACCGGCCGAGGTGAAGAAGAATGGGTCCTCCAGCCACATgtgggaaggagaaggaggaaatggacgaggaggagggtggaaggacagccccagagggggtggaggaaatGGGGGCGGCTGGGGGGCGAAGCCTGCCCCTGCTGTTGGTGGCTGGGGGGAGACCCAGAACCAGCATCCCAGTGGCCCAGCACCGGGATGGGGTTCCAAGCCCCAGGAAAGCCCCAGTGGCCCAGCACCAGGATGGGGCTCCAAGCCCCAGGAAAGCCCCAGTGGCCCAGCACCAGGATGGGGCTCCAAGCCCCAGGAAAGCCCCAGCGGCCCAGCACCAGGATGGGGCTCCAAGCCCCAGGAAAGCCCCAGCGGCCCTGCACCAGGATGGGGCTCCAAGCCCCAAGAAAGCCCCAGCGGCCCTGCACCAGGATGGGGCTCCAAGCCCCAGGAAAGCCCCAGCGGCCCGGCACCAGGATGGGGCTCCAAGCCCCAGGAAAGCCCCAACTGCAATAGTGGAGGAGGTGGACCAGGAGGAGGCAGCATGGGGTCCTGGGGCGGCCCTGCGTCTGTAAGGCAGAGTTCCAACCCCGGCTGGGGCCCGGGGAGCTCCGGAGCCAAACCCGACCCAGCGATGGAGCCCACTGGCTGGGAggaaccctctcctccctccatccgcCGCAAGATGGAGATCGATGACGGCACGTCCACATGGGGAGACCCCAGCGCCTACAACAAGACCGTGAATATGTGGGACCGCAACAACCCCACTGGAGGTAACGGTAACCAAGGGAACAACCCCACCCAGCCGCCGACCAGCAAGAGTAGCGGAGGCTTGACCGTCAACAACAGCCACAACAACCACTCCAACGTCCCCCCTAGCAACAACAATCACCACCACATGAACCACCACCACCTGCACCACGGACAGCCCCCGCCACACAGCCAGCACCACGGCAACAACAATGGATCCGCCAACACCGCCGCCCCGCACCAGGGCGGAGGACCCCAGGGCAGACCACCTATGGCCAACCCAG GCTGGGGGGAGCTGCCCAGTGTCCAGCAGCCCAAGCCAGAGCCGGCGTGGGGGGAGCCCGCTGGCCCCTCTCCTGCAGTGGACAACGGCACCTCTGCCTGGGGCAAACCCCCTGGTGTTCCTGGAGGCTGGGGCGATGGGGGGCACGAGCCCAATGGACCCTACAGGAGGGGAAACAACGGACCCTCTGGACCTGCACCCTGCAAGCCAG CCCTCAAATCTATGCAAGACGGTTGGGGAggcgggagggaggaggagatgggcaTGTCTTCTGGCCAATGGGATGCTGATGCCGGAGACGTGTGGAACAGCCCCGCCTCCCAGGAGAACAACTCCTCCTGTAACTCGTGGGGCCAGCCACCCAAGAAGGGCCCGCCCAAGGGCAAGATGGGCAACCAGCCAGACGAAGCCTGGATCATGAACCGTCTCATCAAGCAGCTCACTGACATGGGTTTCCCG AGGGATCCTGCTGAGGAGGCTCTGAAGAGCAACAACATGAACCTGGACCAGGCCATGA GTGCTTTGTTGGAGAAGAAGACTGAACTGGACAAGCGGGGCATGGGCATGTCAGACTACAACAACGGGATGAACAAGCCGTTGGGTTGCCGTCCTCAGGCCCTCTCCAAAGACCCCTCCTCGGACCGCAGCCAATTCCTAGACAAG GACGGTGGTCTGTCAGATGACGCCCCCCCCTCACCGTTTCTGCCTTCTCCCGTCAGCCTGAAGCTCCCCCTGGTTAACAACCTGCAGCCTGGGCTGGCCCTGGGCTCCCCGGGGCTCAACATGCAGAACTTAAACAACAGACAG atgcagaGTGGGATGTTGGGCAGCAGTGGAGCAGCACTATCCCGGGCCATGCAGCAGCCTCCTCCTCAGCCGTCAGTGCCGCCTCTCGGCTCCTCCCAGCCTAGTCTACGCGCTCAAGTGCCTCAGTTTCTCACCCCTCAG GTTCAAGCACAGCTCTTGCAGTTTGCTGCAAAAAACATTGGTCTGAACCCTGCACTTTTAACCTCACCAATAAACCCTCAACAAATGACCCTGTTGTACCAACTTCAGCAACTGCAAATG gcGTACCAGCGTTTACAAATCCAGCAGCAGATGATGCAAGCTCAGCGCAACGTCTCCGGTCCCATCAGACAACAAGAGCAGCAA GTTGCACGTACAATCAATAACATGCAGCAGCAGATCCAACAGCACCAGCGTCAGCTGTACCAGGCCCTGCTGATGAAGCAGCAGCCCCCCGGCTCCCACTCCTCCTCAGGCCTGCACCCCGGCCAAGGCAAATCAGCCCTGGACTCATTCCCAGGCCACCCCCAGGCTCCGGGCCTCTCCGACCTGCACACCAAAGAGCCGCATTCTTCTCCCAGCTCCTACAGCCCCTACCCCCTCT CTGGACTCAATCCAAACATGAATGTAAACTGCATGGAGGTGGGGGGCCTGTCCATGAAGGAGcctccccagcctcagtcccGTCTGTCCCAGTGGACCCACCCCAACTCCATGGACAGCCTCTCTGGAAACTCCTCCCACATGGAGGCCAACCTCAATAAGCACG GTGCCATTTCTGCTGCTTCTAATCTGGGCCCCCCTGGAAAGCCCTCCCACATGGATGactcctacagcccctacagtaTGATGGGTGGGTCTGAGTCCCCCACCTCCCCCCTGGTTCCCCCTGACAGCTGGGGCCAGGGACCGGGAAAGAGCCCCAAGGACCAGATCACCAACGGAACAAATATAAACTGGCCCCCAG AGTTCTGTCCAGGCGTGCCCTGGAAGGGTCTGCAGAACATTGACCCTGAGAACGACCCCAACATGACCCCAGGAAGTGTTCCCAGCGGCCCCACCATCAACACCAACATCCAGGACGTCAACCGCTACCTACTCCGTGACCGCAGCGGAG gtAAACTATCTGACATGAAGTCCACCTGGTCCCCGGGGCCCATCTCCCACCCCTCCCAGGCCTCTCTGTCCCACGAGCTGTGGAAGGTCCCCCAGGGGCCCCGCAACAACACAGCCCCCTCCAGGCCACCTCCAGGCCTCACCAACCCCGCCAAGCCCTCCTCCACCTGGGGAGGAAACTCCCTGGGCCTGGCCCAAGGCTGGAGCAGCTCATACACCTCAG agGGCACAACCTGGAGCACAGACAGCTCCAACAGGACCAGTAGCTGGCTGGTACTGAGGAACCTCACCCCCCAGATAGACGGCTCCACCCTGAGGACGCTGTGCATGCAGCACGGCCCCCTCATCACATTCCACCTCTTCCTGACCCAGGGAAACGCAGTGGTGCGATACAGCTCCAAGGAGGAGGCTGCCAAGGCCCAGAAGTCCCTGCACAT